A genomic segment from Micromonospora echinaurantiaca encodes:
- a CDS encoding alpha/beta fold hydrolase, producing the protein MRSPLSVARIRRALPTRRRRVVAAAAAVVLLAAAVTWAVWPQQPPVRAEAAMLTVRSGPAGDQPVDLDTTLYLPQEASASRKVPAVLLAHGFGGTKDSVRADAEEFAGRGYAVLTWTARGFGRSGGQIHLDHPDYEVRDAERLLDWLAARPEIRTDATGDPRVGVVGGSYGGGLALLLAAQDRRVDAIVPMITWHDLSRAFLPESTGREPVDGVFKKGWAGLFFGGGGNVGTGPAGLSGTAAAQPEGAPASAGPPAPGPGAGPGTGPGGAPAGAADPSCGRFAADVCAAYLRIATTGRADQAAVDLLRRSSPAGVLDRISAPTLLVQGEADTLFPLTEADANARGIAAAGTPVRVAWFTGGHDGGEGPKTDSDRVRYLTIQWLDHYVKGAGDAPGDDFTWSRIAGFDALDRGLVATGYRTADYPGTAGDARREIAVAGPAQPIANPPAGNPAALSSVPFAGELSALLGGVAGDVPGQHARFESAPLAEAVDVVGTPTVSVRVASPTGEAVLFVKLYDVEPGGAATLPNGLVAPVRLTGLPSQIDAARPVTVTLPAIVRRIEAGHRLRVVVATSDQAYATPVEPTVYTVAPGDGPVTLPTVTGEPIPTTATIWRWVLAGLLAAIAVGLVVVVAVVRRRHRRQDSSVHPGYADTPLAVRQLRKEYADGFVAVSNVDFEVHPGQVVGLLGPNGAGKTTTLRVLMGLTQPTAGEIYVFGHRLVPGSPVLSRIGALVEGPGFLPHLSGLANLKAYWRATGRPAADAHFDEALEIAGLGDSVHRKIKNYSHGMKQRLAIAQAMLGLPELLVLDEPTDGLDPPQIAEMRRVLQRYATDGRAVLVSSHLLAEVEQTCTHAVVVNKGRIVAAGPVEEIVGESPSVLFEVTDPDAARTVLDRLDGVRVLPDGEGQLVVDTNGTARSEVVAELVRAGIGVDRVVPRRRLEDAFLALVGENSRGSGDR; encoded by the coding sequence ATGAGATCGCCGTTGTCGGTCGCGCGGATCCGGCGTGCCCTGCCCACCCGCCGCCGTCGCGTGGTCGCCGCGGCGGCGGCCGTCGTGCTGCTCGCCGCCGCCGTCACCTGGGCGGTGTGGCCGCAGCAGCCGCCGGTACGCGCCGAGGCCGCGATGCTCACCGTCCGCTCCGGACCGGCCGGCGACCAGCCGGTCGACCTGGACACCACGCTCTACCTGCCCCAGGAGGCCTCGGCCAGCCGGAAGGTGCCGGCGGTGCTGCTGGCGCACGGCTTCGGCGGCACCAAGGACTCGGTGCGCGCCGACGCCGAGGAGTTCGCCGGGCGGGGCTACGCCGTGCTGACCTGGACCGCCCGCGGCTTCGGTCGCAGCGGCGGCCAGATCCACCTGGACCACCCGGACTACGAGGTCCGCGACGCCGAGCGCCTGCTGGACTGGCTGGCCGCCCGGCCGGAGATCCGCACCGACGCCACCGGGGACCCCCGGGTCGGCGTGGTCGGCGGCTCGTACGGCGGCGGCCTGGCGCTGCTGCTCGCCGCGCAGGACCGGCGGGTCGACGCGATCGTCCCGATGATCACCTGGCACGACCTGTCCCGGGCGTTCCTGCCGGAGAGCACCGGCCGGGAGCCGGTCGACGGGGTGTTCAAGAAGGGCTGGGCCGGGCTCTTCTTCGGTGGCGGCGGCAATGTCGGCACCGGGCCGGCCGGGCTCTCCGGGACGGCCGCCGCCCAGCCGGAGGGTGCTCCGGCGTCCGCCGGCCCGCCCGCTCCCGGGCCGGGTGCCGGGCCGGGGACCGGTCCGGGCGGTGCCCCGGCCGGGGCCGCCGACCCGTCCTGCGGCCGGTTCGCCGCCGACGTCTGCGCCGCGTACCTGCGGATCGCCACCACCGGCCGGGCCGACCAGGCCGCCGTGGACCTGCTGCGCCGGTCCAGCCCGGCCGGCGTGCTGGACCGGATCAGCGCGCCGACGTTGCTGGTGCAGGGCGAGGCGGACACCCTCTTCCCGCTGACCGAGGCGGACGCCAACGCCCGGGGCATCGCGGCCGCCGGCACCCCCGTCCGGGTCGCCTGGTTCACCGGCGGCCACGACGGCGGCGAAGGCCCGAAGACCGACTCCGACCGGGTGCGGTACCTGACCATCCAGTGGCTGGACCACTACGTCAAGGGCGCGGGCGACGCCCCGGGCGACGACTTCACCTGGTCCCGGATCGCCGGTTTCGACGCCCTCGACCGGGGCCTGGTGGCCACCGGCTACCGCACCGCCGACTACCCGGGCACCGCCGGCGACGCCCGCCGGGAGATCGCGGTGGCCGGCCCGGCGCAGCCGATCGCCAACCCGCCGGCCGGCAACCCGGCCGCCCTCTCCTCGGTGCCCTTCGCCGGGGAGCTCTCCGCGCTGCTCGGCGGGGTGGCCGGGGACGTGCCCGGCCAGCACGCCCGGTTCGAGTCCGCGCCGCTGGCCGAGGCGGTGGACGTGGTCGGCACACCGACCGTGTCGGTCCGGGTCGCGTCGCCGACCGGGGAGGCGGTGCTCTTCGTCAAGCTCTACGACGTCGAGCCGGGCGGTGCGGCCACGCTGCCGAACGGGCTGGTCGCCCCGGTCCGGCTCACCGGCCTGCCGAGTCAGATCGACGCGGCGCGGCCGGTCACGGTCACCTTGCCGGCGATCGTCCGGCGGATCGAGGCCGGGCACCGGCTCCGGGTGGTGGTGGCCACCTCCGACCAGGCGTACGCCACGCCGGTCGAGCCGACCGTCTACACGGTGGCCCCCGGCGACGGGCCGGTGACGCTGCCCACGGTGACCGGCGAGCCGATCCCCACCACGGCCACGATCTGGCGCTGGGTGCTGGCCGGGCTGCTCGCCGCGATCGCGGTGGGGCTCGTCGTGGTCGTCGCCGTGGTCCGCCGCCGGCACCGCCGCCAGGACAGCTCCGTCCATCCCGGGTACGCGGACACCCCGCTGGCCGTGCGCCAGCTCCGTAAGGAGTACGCGGACGGCTTCGTCGCGGTGTCCAACGTCGACTTCGAGGTGCACCCCGGTCAGGTGGTCGGCCTGCTCGGCCCGAACGGCGCCGGCAAGACCACCACCCTGCGGGTGCTGATGGGGCTGACCCAGCCGACGGCCGGCGAGATCTACGTCTTCGGGCACCGGCTGGTGCCCGGCTCCCCGGTGCTGTCCCGGATCGGCGCGCTGGTGGAGGGGCCCGGCTTCCTGCCGCACCTGTCGGGCCTGGCGAACCTGAAGGCGTACTGGCGGGCGACCGGCCGGCCGGCGGCGGACGCGCACTTCGACGAGGCGCTGGAGATCGCCGGGCTGGGCGACTCGGTGCACCGCAAGATCAAGAACTACAGCCACGGCATGAAGCAGCGGTTGGCCATCGCCCAGGCCATGCTCGGCCTGCCGGAGCTGCTGGTGCTCGACGAGCCGACCGACGGGCTCGACCCGCCGCAGATCGCCGAGATGCGCCGGGTGCTCCAGCGCTACGCCACCGACGGCCGGGCGGTGCTGGTCTCCAGCCACCTGCTGGCCGAGGTGGAGCAGACCTGCACCCACGCCGTGGTGGTGAACAAGGGCCGGATCGTGGCCGCCGGCCCGGTCGAGGAGATCGTCGGCGAGTCGCCGAGCGTGCTGTTCGAGGTGACCGACCCGGACGCCGCCCGTACCGTGCTGGACCGGCTGGACGGGGTGCGGGTGCTGCCCGACGGCGAGGGGCAACTGGTCGTGGACACCAACGGCACCGCCCGCAGCGAGGTGGTGGCCGAGCTGGTCCGGGCCGGGATCGGGGTGGACCGGGTGGTGCCGCGGCGTCGCCTGGAGGACGCGTTCCTCGCCCTGGTGGGCGAGAACTCTCGGGGAAGCGGGGACCGGTGA
- a CDS encoding sensor histidine kinase — protein MLLGRLRIRGKLALLVVIPLISTVGLAVPVVIDRVAAAQRAGDIAERVRLASRIGTLVQDLQQERILSVGLLLGRVSRTELVRKSATVDDRVADLRAEQGDALPAPVADALDGVRSLTDLRRAVLAGTATPSQIMDAYGPVDLALIESLRLPFSVDTETAAGRQGLALDALLRADEGLGACATLIVLVKASNDPTTNAAFVACMSALTVDNRRFRRLITPEQLKLAVLNDAAVAARTSADFLTTSVIDPSGAVRNVTLDALFPSARSMITLGQFIEKKIVADVLAEVTGEQRRALTAAYLVGGLAALILAVVLLLSVAVARTVARPLTRLTRSADRVARLAEAELVRVVDDDAENVPPVRLDPVDVRARDEIGDLARAFDRVQATAAGLVERQVAGRRNVAQMFGHVGRRTQNLVGRQLALIDRLERQETDPARLEHLYRLDHISSRLRRNAGSLVVLSGSTGADAHVAPVPLGDVVRLALGEIEDYTRVDVRVPPGVSAAPGTVGDLVLALAELMENATAFSPPHTRVVVTGELIGAGARLAVVDQGIGMTAERLAEENTRLTRRERLDLAPTEVLGLFVVGRLARRHGWAVRLTPTIGGGVTVLLDVPLAALVVPPTERAGATVARATVPARERRLPPRVVDATGGRALAAAVAGRPAAAPSPAADAPAGFDPGLLGRATRSLESGESWDAFGAGGPPGESGQFAGEVAGGSDRFGAGDVAAAPAGATAFLEISAPDGFGVAGRPPADLAPTGSPAGPAPTGASAGPAVTGSPASLAPTGPPAGLAPTGPVAPGEPGTTPAGLPRRARRNPPPPDATGAPASTVAPDGPDGPARPGVGIRQRVPGASLPPAAAPTRPVDATGTDPAAARALLESFESGVRRAELTLPAGVPGPVEPARPAGPPHHVGPADHPGTPAGPALNRRVPGANLTTSPAQQPVSHHPGDPAEVRDLITAFEAGVARALHEVRPDRPDEEGTSR, from the coding sequence ATGCTGCTCGGTAGGCTCCGGATCCGCGGCAAGCTCGCGCTGCTCGTGGTCATCCCGCTGATCAGCACCGTCGGTCTCGCCGTACCCGTGGTGATCGACCGGGTGGCCGCCGCGCAGCGGGCCGGCGACATCGCCGAGCGGGTCCGGCTGGCCAGCCGGATCGGCACCCTGGTGCAGGACCTGCAGCAGGAACGCATCCTCTCGGTCGGCCTGCTGCTCGGCCGGGTCAGCCGCACCGAACTGGTGCGCAAGAGCGCCACCGTGGACGACCGGGTGGCCGACCTGCGGGCCGAGCAGGGCGATGCGCTGCCGGCGCCGGTCGCCGACGCGCTGGACGGGGTGCGGTCGCTGACCGACCTGCGCCGCGCGGTGCTCGCCGGCACCGCAACCCCGAGCCAGATCATGGACGCGTACGGGCCGGTCGACCTGGCGCTGATCGAGTCCCTGCGACTGCCGTTCAGTGTGGACACCGAGACCGCGGCCGGGCGGCAGGGGCTCGCCCTGGACGCGCTGCTGCGGGCCGACGAGGGGCTGGGCGCCTGCGCCACGCTGATCGTGCTGGTCAAGGCGAGCAACGATCCGACGACCAACGCGGCCTTCGTCGCCTGCATGTCCGCGCTCACCGTGGACAACCGCCGGTTCCGCCGCCTGATCACTCCCGAGCAGCTCAAGCTGGCCGTGCTGAACGACGCGGCGGTGGCCGCCCGGACCAGCGCCGACTTCCTGACCACCAGCGTGATCGACCCGTCCGGCGCGGTTCGGAACGTGACGCTGGACGCGCTCTTCCCGTCGGCCCGCTCGATGATCACCCTGGGCCAGTTCATCGAGAAGAAGATCGTGGCGGACGTACTCGCCGAGGTGACCGGCGAGCAGCGCCGGGCGCTGACCGCCGCCTACCTGGTGGGCGGACTGGCCGCGCTGATCCTCGCGGTGGTGCTGCTGCTCAGCGTCGCGGTCGCCCGGACGGTGGCCCGGCCGCTGACCCGGCTCACCCGCTCCGCCGACCGGGTGGCCCGGCTCGCCGAGGCCGAGCTGGTCCGGGTCGTCGACGACGACGCCGAGAACGTCCCGCCGGTACGGCTCGATCCGGTCGACGTACGGGCCCGGGACGAGATCGGCGACCTGGCCCGGGCGTTCGACCGGGTGCAGGCCACCGCGGCCGGGCTGGTGGAGCGGCAGGTGGCCGGCCGGCGCAACGTGGCGCAGATGTTCGGCCACGTCGGCCGGCGTACCCAGAACCTGGTCGGCCGGCAGCTCGCGCTGATCGACCGGCTGGAACGGCAGGAGACCGACCCGGCCCGGCTGGAGCACCTGTACCGGCTCGACCACATCTCCAGCCGGCTGCGCCGCAACGCCGGCAGCCTGGTGGTGCTCTCCGGGTCGACCGGCGCCGACGCCCACGTGGCGCCGGTGCCGCTCGGCGACGTGGTGCGGTTGGCGCTCGGCGAGATCGAGGACTACACCCGGGTGGACGTCCGGGTGCCGCCCGGTGTCTCGGCCGCCCCCGGCACGGTCGGCGACCTGGTGCTGGCGCTGGCCGAGCTGATGGAGAACGCCACCGCCTTCTCTCCGCCGCACACCCGGGTGGTGGTGACCGGTGAGCTGATCGGCGCCGGCGCCCGGCTGGCCGTGGTGGACCAGGGGATCGGCATGACCGCGGAGCGGCTGGCCGAGGAGAACACCCGGCTCACCCGCCGGGAGCGGCTCGACCTCGCCCCCACCGAGGTGCTCGGCCTCTTCGTGGTGGGCCGGCTGGCCCGGCGGCACGGGTGGGCGGTACGGCTGACCCCGACCATCGGCGGCGGGGTGACGGTCCTGCTGGACGTACCGCTGGCCGCGCTGGTGGTGCCGCCCACCGAGCGGGCCGGTGCCACGGTGGCGCGGGCCACCGTGCCGGCCCGGGAGCGGCGGCTGCCGCCCCGGGTGGTCGACGCGACGGGCGGGCGGGCGCTGGCCGCGGCGGTCGCGGGACGGCCGGCGGCCGCGCCCTCCCCGGCGGCGGACGCGCCGGCCGGCTTCGACCCGGGGCTGCTCGGCCGGGCCACCCGCAGCCTGGAGTCCGGCGAGTCCTGGGACGCCTTCGGCGCCGGCGGCCCGCCCGGGGAGTCCGGGCAGTTCGCCGGCGAGGTGGCCGGCGGGTCCGATCGGTTCGGCGCCGGTGACGTGGCCGCCGCGCCGGCCGGGGCCACCGCGTTCCTGGAGATCAGCGCACCGGACGGGTTCGGAGTCGCCGGCCGCCCGCCCGCCGACCTCGCGCCCACCGGGTCGCCCGCCGGCCCCGCCCCCACCGGGGCGTCCGCCGGCCCCGCCGTGACCGGGTCGCCCGCGAGCCTCGCCCCGACCGGCCCGCCCGCCGGTCTCGCGCCCACCGGCCCGGTCGCGCCGGGCGAGCCCGGGACGACCCCGGCCGGGCTGCCCCGGCGGGCGCGCCGGAACCCGCCGCCCCCCGACGCAACCGGAGCGCCGGCGAGCACGGTCGCGCCGGACGGGCCGGACGGGCCGGCCCGTCCCGGGGTCGGCATCCGGCAGCGGGTGCCCGGTGCCAGCCTGCCCCCGGCCGCCGCACCGACCCGGCCGGTGGACGCCACCGGCACCGACCCGGCCGCCGCCCGGGCGTTGCTGGAGTCGTTCGAGTCCGGCGTACGCCGGGCCGAGCTGACCCTCCCCGCCGGTGTGCCGGGGCCGGTCGAGCCCGCCCGGCCCGCCGGCCCGCCCCACCACGTCGGCCCGGCCGACCATCCCGGTACGCCCGCCGGGCCGGCGCTGAACCGGCGGGTGCCCGGGGCGAACCTGACCACCTCCCCGGCCCAGCAGCCGGTCAGCCACCACCCCGGTGACCCGGCCGAGGTCCGCGACCTCATCACCGCGTTCGAGGCGGGCGTCGCCCGCGCTCTGCACGAAGTCCGCCCAGACCGGCCCGACGAAGAGGGAACATCACGGTGA
- a CDS encoding roadblock/LC7 domain-containing protein: MTSTFPHDSLDHQNQPDSGGDLSPEARTFNWLLDSFTSGTAGVLEAIAVSSDGLLMAMSAIKDRSNAERLAAVVSGMTSLAGGAASWYALGGLNRVVVDMAEGYLLITAISSGSVLGVVADRTANLGTVAYEMTLFAGRAGGALTPRLIAELKNAAQQ, encoded by the coding sequence GTGACCAGCACCTTCCCGCACGACAGCCTCGACCACCAGAACCAGCCCGACTCCGGCGGTGACCTCAGCCCGGAGGCCCGCACCTTCAACTGGCTGCTGGACTCCTTCACCTCCGGCACGGCCGGCGTGCTGGAGGCGATCGCGGTCTCCTCGGACGGGCTGCTGATGGCGATGTCCGCGATCAAGGACCGGTCCAACGCGGAGCGGCTCGCCGCCGTGGTCTCCGGCATGACCAGTCTGGCCGGCGGTGCCGCGAGCTGGTACGCGCTCGGCGGGTTGAACCGGGTGGTCGTCGACATGGCCGAGGGCTACCTGCTGATCACCGCGATCAGCAGCGGGTCGGTGCTCGGCGTGGTCGCCGACCGGACGGCCAACCTGGGCACCGTCGCGTACGAGATGACGCTCTTCGCCGGCCGGGCCGGCGGCGCGCTCACCCCCCGCCTGATCGCCGAGTTGAAGAACGCCGCCCAGCAATGA
- a CDS encoding DUF742 domain-containing protein gives MIPDAPGEPDPEPLVRIRPYLRASAEDPGVPATVDEPEPEPAGPAGPRPFVLTAGRVTGADPAIGLETQVTARPDTNLWTVPPARLAPELAAIVALCAEPISVAEISARTRLHFGVTRVLVGDLRAAGHLDVHVTDADDAHDPDLILRVIDGLRAIS, from the coding sequence ATGATCCCGGACGCCCCCGGCGAGCCCGATCCGGAACCGCTGGTCCGGATCCGGCCCTACCTGCGGGCGTCCGCCGAGGACCCGGGCGTACCCGCGACGGTGGACGAGCCGGAGCCCGAGCCGGCCGGGCCGGCCGGGCCGCGCCCGTTCGTGCTCACCGCCGGCCGGGTGACCGGCGCCGACCCGGCGATCGGGCTGGAGACCCAGGTGACCGCCCGGCCGGACACCAACCTGTGGACGGTCCCGCCGGCCCGGCTCGCCCCGGAACTGGCGGCGATCGTCGCGCTCTGCGCCGAACCGATCTCGGTCGCGGAGATCTCCGCCCGGACCCGGCTGCACTTCGGCGTGACCCGGGTGCTGGTCGGCGACCTGCGCGCCGCCGGCCACCTGGACGTGCACGTCACCGACGCCGACGACGCCCACGACCCCGACCTCATCCTGCGAGTGATTGATGGACTTCGTGCGATCTCCTGA
- a CDS encoding GTP-binding protein: MPVKILIAGGFGVGKTTTVGAISEIAPLTTEAEMTTAGIGVDDPGVRTAKTTTTVAMDFGCVTIDRSLKLYLFGTPGQARFGFMWDDLARGALGALVVVDSSRLDDCYPAIDFFERAGLPFAVGVNAFDGRLAHDLGAIRWALAIGDHVPLVQFDARDRLSVRDALLVVLDRALDRATRERGD, from the coding sequence ATCCCGGTGAAGATCCTGATCGCCGGCGGCTTCGGGGTCGGCAAGACCACCACGGTGGGCGCCATCTCGGAGATCGCCCCGCTGACCACCGAGGCGGAGATGACCACGGCCGGGATCGGCGTCGACGACCCGGGCGTACGCACCGCGAAGACCACCACCACCGTGGCGATGGACTTCGGCTGCGTCACCATCGACCGCAGCCTGAAGCTGTACCTGTTCGGCACGCCGGGGCAGGCCCGGTTCGGCTTCATGTGGGACGACCTGGCCCGTGGCGCGCTGGGCGCGCTGGTCGTGGTGGACAGCAGCCGGCTGGACGACTGCTACCCGGCCATCGACTTCTTCGAGCGCGCCGGGCTGCCCTTCGCGGTCGGGGTGAACGCCTTCGACGGGCGGCTGGCGCACGACCTCGGCGCGATCCGGTGGGCGCTGGCCATCGGCGACCACGTGCCGCTGGTGCAGTTCGACGCCCGGGACCGGCTCTCGGTGCGGGACGCCCTGCTGGTCGTCCTGGACCGGGCGCTGGACCGGGCCACCCGGGAGCGGGGGGACTGA
- a CDS encoding AAA family ATPase has protein sequence MDRPDLTLTASLRPAALDARRGVVRLHPEVLTALGLRPGDPVRLAGRRVTAGIVAAAEPTASTALLYADDLTLGNLGVRDGGQVTVSPAPVIPARRVLLAGPAEIAAVVSPEMLRLALLGKVVTTGDDVSLLPQDVLPDAATRGLVEAARRSLSNRVGYAWTSTLLGVVAAEPEGALVTMDTLVGWEHGPVTHGSAGTSAVGPATGAPGGPPTGTGAPAAAGPRGGGTRAATRPGPATGGAWSPAEPAARAGTGDAAAEAESAPSVDELPGLRAQAEELTELLDLGFHHREVLGRLGTTVSLGVLLSGPAGSGKSALVRAVAARVGARVCPLWAPEVAALTNQAAAERLRAAAAEVRAAGPAVLLVTDVEALAPADEPGPVATVFRQVLAETVRAGAAVVCTTGRPEAVDPALRAPDLLSLRITVPLPDPALRREQLTVLTRQVPLADDVRLDEVAGRTPGFVAADLAALVREAGIRAALRQKSAETPTVAMADFTAALEVVRPTTMAASTLELATVTLDDVGDLVEVKERLTESVLWPLTYPDTFARLGVQPPRGVLLYGPPGCGKTYLVTALAGSGRANVLSVKGAELLSKWVGESERAVRELFRRAREAAPTLVFLDEVDALAPVRGQATDGGTTDRVVAALLTELDGVEALRNVVVVGATNRPDLVDPALLRPGRLERLVYVPPPDGPARAEILRAAARNVPLAAEVDLAGLGEELDGFSAADCAALVREAALAAMRESLTASTVTAAHVAAARARVRPSLDPAQVAWLAAYAEQRAG, from the coding sequence GTGGATCGACCCGACCTGACCCTGACCGCGAGCCTGCGGCCGGCGGCGTTGGACGCCCGGCGGGGCGTCGTCCGGCTGCACCCGGAGGTGCTCACCGCGCTCGGGCTGCGCCCGGGCGACCCGGTGCGGCTGGCCGGCCGGCGGGTGACCGCCGGCATCGTGGCGGCGGCCGAGCCGACCGCGAGCACCGCCCTGCTCTACGCCGACGACCTGACCCTGGGCAACCTCGGCGTCCGGGACGGCGGCCAGGTCACGGTCAGCCCCGCCCCGGTCATCCCGGCCCGCCGGGTGCTGCTCGCCGGGCCGGCCGAGATCGCCGCCGTGGTCTCCCCGGAGATGCTCCGGCTCGCCCTGCTCGGCAAGGTGGTGACCACCGGCGACGACGTGTCGCTGCTGCCGCAGGACGTGCTGCCGGACGCCGCGACCCGCGGCCTGGTCGAGGCGGCCCGGCGCAGCCTGTCCAACCGGGTCGGCTACGCCTGGACCAGCACCCTGCTCGGGGTGGTCGCCGCCGAGCCGGAGGGTGCGCTGGTCACCATGGACACCCTGGTCGGCTGGGAGCACGGCCCGGTCACCCACGGCTCCGCCGGCACGTCGGCGGTGGGCCCGGCCACCGGCGCGCCCGGCGGCCCGCCAACCGGCACCGGCGCTCCGGCCGCCGCGGGTCCACGCGGGGGCGGGACCCGAGCGGCGACCCGGCCCGGCCCGGCCACCGGTGGCGCCTGGTCACCGGCCGAGCCGGCGGCCCGTGCCGGCACCGGCGACGCCGCGGCGGAAGCGGAGAGCGCCCCGTCGGTGGACGAGCTGCCCGGGTTGCGGGCGCAGGCCGAGGAGCTGACCGAACTGCTCGACCTCGGCTTCCACCACCGGGAGGTGCTCGGCCGGCTGGGCACCACGGTCTCGCTCGGGGTGCTGCTCAGCGGGCCGGCCGGCTCGGGCAAGTCGGCGCTGGTGCGCGCGGTGGCCGCCCGGGTCGGCGCCCGGGTCTGCCCGCTCTGGGCCCCGGAGGTGGCCGCGCTGACCAACCAGGCCGCCGCCGAACGGCTGCGCGCCGCCGCCGCCGAGGTACGCGCGGCCGGACCGGCGGTGCTGCTGGTCACCGACGTGGAGGCGCTCGCCCCGGCCGACGAACCGGGCCCGGTGGCCACCGTGTTCCGCCAGGTGCTCGCCGAGACCGTCCGGGCCGGGGCGGCGGTGGTCTGCACCACCGGCCGCCCCGAGGCGGTCGACCCGGCGCTGCGCGCGCCGGACCTGCTCTCGCTGCGGATCACCGTTCCGCTGCCGGATCCGGCGCTGCGCCGCGAGCAGTTGACCGTGCTCACCCGGCAGGTGCCGCTGGCCGACGACGTCCGGCTGGACGAGGTCGCCGGGCGTACCCCCGGGTTCGTCGCCGCCGACCTGGCCGCGCTGGTCCGCGAGGCCGGGATCCGGGCGGCGCTGCGGCAGAAGTCGGCCGAGACGCCGACGGTGGCGATGGCCGACTTCACCGCCGCGCTGGAGGTGGTCCGGCCGACCACGATGGCGGCGTCCACGCTGGAGCTGGCCACGGTGACCCTGGACGACGTGGGCGACCTGGTCGAGGTGAAGGAGCGGCTCACCGAGTCCGTGCTCTGGCCGCTGACCTACCCGGACACCTTCGCCCGGCTGGGCGTGCAACCGCCGCGCGGCGTGCTGCTCTACGGCCCGCCCGGCTGCGGCAAGACCTACCTGGTCACCGCGTTGGCCGGGTCGGGACGGGCGAACGTGCTCTCGGTCAAGGGCGCGGAGCTGCTCTCCAAGTGGGTCGGCGAGAGCGAGCGGGCGGTCCGTGAGCTGTTCCGCCGGGCCCGGGAGGCGGCGCCCACGCTGGTCTTCCTGGACGAGGTGGACGCGCTGGCCCCGGTACGCGGCCAGGCCACCGACGGGGGCACCACCGATCGGGTGGTGGCCGCCCTGCTCACCGAGCTGGACGGGGTGGAGGCGCTGCGCAACGTGGTGGTCGTCGGCGCGACCAACCGGCCGGACCTGGTCGACCCGGCGCTGCTGCGACCCGGGCGGCTGGAACGGCTGGTCTACGTGCCACCACCGGACGGGCCGGCCCGGGCCGAGATCCTGCGGGCCGCCGCCCGGAACGTGCCGCTGGCTGCGGAGGTGGACCTGGCCGGGCTGGGCGAGGAGCTGGACGGTTTCTCGGCGGCGGACTGCGCGGCGCTGGTGCGGGAGGCGGCGCTGGCCGCGATGCGGGAGTCGCTGACCGCCTCCACGGTCACCGCCGCGCACGTCGCGGCTGCCCGCGCCCGGGTCCGCCCGTCGCTGGACCCGGCCCAGGTCGCCTGGCTCGCCGCGTACGCCGAGCAGCGGGCCGGCTGA
- a CDS encoding N-acetylmuramoyl-L-alanine amidase, which yields MSVRSRVPRPRRLLGAVLVATLGLAGAVGTAAAPAAARTASTPGALAAAFDGAAARYDVPRDLLVALGQAETRLDGHAGEASASGGYGVMHLVSNPRVHTLEEAARLTGLDLPALRTDPAANVTGAAAVLRSYADQAGLGRAERADVDRWYEPIARYGGASDPAVARLYADAVYDLLRTGFTAGAEAAVTVAGRPVAPHRGALGQVSPTGGIGTLSTDYGPAAWAPASTSNYTVASRPTSHPVRYVVIHVTQGSYAGSISWFQNPAAKVSAHYTFRSSDGAVTQSVREKDIAWHAGNWTYNTQSIGIEHEGYVDNPSWFTDAMYRASAALTRNLTSRYGIPRDRTHIIGHREVPGATHTDPGPNWNWTYYLQLVNGITGIGSGTVGTSGSSLNVRSGPGTGYAVVGSVADGAGVSIYCQATGTTVTGTYGTSNVWNRIGTNRYISDAYVLTGHDGFIPGVPRC from the coding sequence GTGAGCGTTCGATCTCGCGTACCACGACCTCGGCGCCTGCTCGGCGCCGTGCTGGTCGCCACCCTCGGCCTGGCCGGCGCGGTCGGCACGGCCGCCGCACCGGCCGCGGCCCGGACGGCGTCGACGCCCGGCGCCCTGGCCGCCGCCTTCGACGGCGCGGCCGCCCGTTACGACGTCCCCCGCGACCTGCTGGTGGCCCTCGGCCAGGCGGAGACCCGGCTGGACGGGCACGCCGGCGAGGCCAGCGCGTCCGGCGGGTACGGCGTCATGCACCTGGTGAGCAACCCTCGGGTGCACACCCTGGAGGAGGCGGCCCGGCTGACCGGGCTCGACCTGCCGGCGTTGCGCACCGACCCGGCCGCGAACGTCACCGGCGCGGCGGCGGTGCTGCGCTCCTACGCCGACCAGGCCGGCCTCGGCCGGGCCGAGCGCGCGGACGTCGACCGCTGGTACGAGCCGATCGCCCGGTACGGCGGCGCGAGCGACCCGGCCGTCGCCCGGCTCTACGCCGACGCCGTCTACGACCTGCTGCGTACCGGCTTCACCGCCGGCGCCGAGGCGGCGGTGACGGTCGCCGGCCGCCCGGTCGCGCCGCACCGGGGAGCCCTCGGCCAGGTGTCGCCGACCGGCGGAATCGGCACCCTCAGCACCGACTACGGGCCGGCCGCCTGGGCGCCGGCCAGCACCAGCAACTACACAGTGGCCAGCCGGCCCACCAGCCACCCGGTCAGGTACGTCGTCATCCACGTGACCCAGGGCTCCTACGCCGGTTCGATCAGCTGGTTCCAGAACCCGGCCGCCAAGGTCAGCGCGCACTACACGTTCCGCTCCTCGGACGGGGCGGTCACCCAGTCCGTCCGGGAGAAGGACATCGCGTGGCACGCCGGCAACTGGACGTACAACACCCAGTCCATCGGCATCGAGCACGAGGGGTACGTGGACAACCCCAGCTGGTTCACGGACGCGATGTACCGCGCCTCGGCGGCGCTCACCCGCAACCTCACCAGCAGGTACGGCATCCCTCGGGACCGGACGCACATCATCGGCCACCGCGAGGTGCCCGGCGCCACCCACACCGATCCCGGCCCGAACTGGAACTGGACCTACTACCTGCAGCTGGTCAACGGGATCACCGGCATCGGCTCCGGCACGGTGGGGACCAGCGGGTCGAGCCTCAACGTCCGCTCCGGTCCCGGCACCGGCTACGCCGTCGTCGGCTCGGTGGCCGACGGGGCCGGCGTCAGCATCTACTGCCAGGCCACCGGCACCACGGTCACCGGCACCTACGGCACCAGCAACGTCTGGAACCGGATCGGCACCAACCGCTACATCTCCGACGCCTACGTGCTGACCGGCCACGACGGTTTCATCCCCGGCGTGCCCCGCTGCTGA